The Euphorbia lathyris chromosome 8, ddEupLath1.1, whole genome shotgun sequence genome has a window encoding:
- the LOC136202553 gene encoding protein PHOX1-like: MGKPTGKKKNPIPPKTGDAATKHSKALVDRTSKAFDEDTAVFINMAQELKEEGSKLFQKRDHEGAMLKFEKAVKLLPRNHIDVAYLRSNMASCYMQMGLGEFPRAINECNLALEVSPKYSKALLKRAKCYEGLNRLDLAFRDVNSVLNMEPNNLTALDIFETVKKAMAEKGMKFDEKLIELASVEPVTPSKAAKDKVKKKKKSDAKMPEKKKAEEKVEDVVKLVVEEEKKVNVVVKDKEVVMKTVKEKKVVTKEVKEEEVITKTVKLVFGEDIRWAQLPVNCSIGLLRDIVRDRYPGLKAVLVKYRDSEGDLITITTTEELRLAESTSDSQGSLRFYVVEVRPDQEPAYKGMKVEVEVPEIVKETNDAVQNGKVEIDIEVGKGSMCIEDWIVQFARLFKNHVGFDSDSYLDLHELGMKLYSEAMEDTVTSAEAQELFNFAGEKFQEMAALALFNWGNVHMSKARKRVYFSEDGSKGSLLEQVKSVYELARKEYVKAGLKYAESLKIKQDFYEGYLALGQQQFEQAKLCWYYAIGSKLDLENGPNEEVLDLYNQAEDSMEKGMQMWEEMEEQRLNGLSKFEKYKDQLQKLGLDRLLKDVPAEEAAEQVANMSSQIYLLWGTMLYERSVVEYKLELPTWEECLEVAVEKFELAGAAPTDIAVMIKNHCSNATALEGLGFKIDEIVQAWNDMYDVKRWETGIPSFRLEPLFRRRAPKLHYMLETI; this comes from the exons ATGGGAAAACCTACTGGGAAAAAGAAGAACCCGATTCCACCGAAAACCGGCGACGCCGCCACTAAGCACAGCAAAGCCTTGGTAGATCGGACATCGAAGGCCTTCGATGAAGACACAGCAGTATTCATCAATATGGCACAAGAGCTCAAAGAAGAAGGGAGCAAGCTATTCCAGAAGCGTGATCATGAAGGAGCCATGTTGAAATTCGAAAAAGCTGTGAAGCTACTTCCGAGAAACCACATCGATGTCGCTTATCTTCGTTCCAATATGGCTTCCTGCTATATGCAGATGGGTCTAGGTGAGTTTCCTCGAGCTATCAATGAGTGTAATTTAGCTCTAGAAGTTTCGCCCAAATATAGCAAAGCTTTGTTAAAAAGGGCGAAGTGTTATGAGGGTTTGAATAGATTGGATTTAGCTTTCAGGGATGTTAATAGTGTTTTGAATATGGAACCTAATAATTTGACTGCATTGGACATATTTGAGACTGTTAAAAAGGCTATGGCTGAGAAGGGTATGAAATTTGATGAGAAATTAATTGAGTTGGCTAGTGTAGAGCCTGTTACTCCCTCGAAGGCGGCGAAGGAtaaagtgaagaagaagaagaaaagtgaTGCTAAAATGCCGGAGAAGAAGAAGGCGGAGGAGAAGGTAGAGGATGTAGTTAAGTTAGTGgtggaggaggagaagaaagtGAATGTTGTTGTCAAAGATAAGGAAGTGGTGATGAAGACTGTAAAGGAGAAGAAAGTGGTTACCAAAGAAGTGAAGGAGGAGGAAGTGATTACTAAGACGGTGAAGTTGGTGTTCGGTGAAGATATCAGATGGGCGCAACTTCCTGTGAATTGTAGTATTGGTTTGCTGAGGGATATAGTTCGAGATAGGTATCCCGGGTTGAAGGCTGTTCTTGTGAAATACAGGGATTCAGAAGGTGATTTGATTACAATTACTACTACGGAGGAGCTAAGGCTTGCTGAATCAACCAGTGATTCTCAAGGGTCGCTTCGGTTCTATGTTGTTGAAGTTAGACCTGATCAAGAACCTGCCTATAAGGGGATGAAAGTTGAAGTGGAGGTGCCTGAAATTGTCAAGGAAACAAATGATGCTGTTCAGAATGGGAAAGTGGAGATAGACATAGAAGTTGGGAAGGGATCGATGTGCATCGAGGATTGGATTGTTCAGTTTGCACGTTTGTTCAAGAACCATGTTGGCTTTGATTCAGATTCGTATTTGGATCTTCATGAACTAGGGATGAAACTGTATTCAGAGGCAATGGAGGACACTGTGACTAGTGCTGAAGCACAGGAACTTTTCAATTTTGCTGGCGAAAAGTTCCAAGAAATGGCTGCTTTGGCTTTGTTTAATTGGGGAAACGTTCATATGTCCAAGGCAAGGAAACGGGTCTACTTTTCCGAAGATGGTTCAAAGGGGTCTTTACTTGAACAGGTTAAGAGTGTCTATGAGTTGGCTAGAAAAGAATACGTGAAGGCAGGATTGAAATACGCAGAATCTTTAAAAATCAAACAGGATTTTTACGAAGGTTATCTTGCACTTGGGCAGCAACAATTCGAGCAAGCAAAGCTTTGTTGGTATTATGCTATTGGAAGTAAGTTGGATCTAGAAAATGGCCCTAACGAGGAGGTCCTCGATCTTTATAACCAGGCTGAGGACAGCATGGAGAAGGGTATGCAGATGTGGGAAGAGATGGAGGAGCAGCGTCTGAACGGGCTTTCCAAATTTGAAAAATACAAAGACCAGTTGCAGAAACTCGGGTTGGATCGTCTATTAAAAGATGTACCTGCGGAAGAAGCAGCGGAGCAGGTAGCTAACATGAGTTCACAGATTTACCTTTTATGGGGGACCATGCTATATGAGCGTTCCGTGGTGGAATATAAGCTTGAGCTACCAACTTGGGAGGAATGTTTAGAGGTTGCAGTGGAGAAGTTCGAGCTTGCTGGTGCTGCTCCAACCGATATAGCTGTTATGATAAAGAACCATTGTTCCAATGCAACTGCACTTGAAG GTTTGGGGTTCAAAATCGATGAGATTGTACAGGCATGGAATGACATGTATGATGTGAAGAGGTGGGAGACTGGCATTCCATCTTTCAGACTGGAGCCATTGTTTCGTCGTCGGGCTCCAAAGCTTCATTATATGTTAGAGACTATTTGA
- the LOC136202048 gene encoding uncharacterized protein — translation MEKIRRASHAGSWYTDNPKILDEELDGWLKAASLDKSPDVRGVIAPHAGYSYSGRAAAFAFGNIDPSKISRVFLLGPSHHYYTPKCALSAATIYRTPIGDLPVDLEVIEELKATGKFELMDMRVDEAEHSMEMHLPYLAKVFEGHQVKVVPILVGAVNAENEAMFGQLLAKYVDDPANFFSVSSDFCHWGSRFNYMHYDKKCGAIHKSIEALDKMGMDIIETGDPDAFKQYLQEYDNTICGRHPISVFLHMLKHSSMKIRIKFLRYEQSSHCKTMRDSSVSYASAAAKVDA, via the exons ATGGAGAAAATTAGAAGAGCTTCACATGCTGGTTCCTGGTACACTGATAATC CTAAAATTCTGGATGAAGAGCTTGATGGATGGCTCAAAGCAGCTTCCTTGGATAAATCTCCTGATGTTCGAGGCGTGATTGCTCC GCATGCAGGTTACTCGTATTCAGGCCGTGCTGCTGCTTTTGCATTTGGAAACATAGACCCGTCAAAAAT TTCTCGGGTATTCTTGCTTGGTCCGTCTCACCATTATTACACTCCAAAATGTGCGCTTTCAGCAGCAACAATATATAGGACACCAATTGGAGACTTGCCTGTTGATCTGGAAG TCATTGAGGAACTTAAAGCTACTGGGAAATTTGAGTTAATGGATATGCGAGTCGATGAAGCTGAACATAGCATGGAAATGCACTTGCCTTATCTAGCTAAAGTATTTGAAGG GCATCAGGTAAAAGTTGTACCCATATTGGTCGGTGCTGTCAACGCCGAGAATGAGGCTATGTTTGGCCAGTTGTTAGCAAAATATGTAGATGATCCAGCCAATTTCTTTTCCGTTTCATCGGATTTTTGTCACTGGGGTTCTCG GTTCAATTACATGCACTATGACAAGAAATGTGGGGCTATACATAAATCTATTGAGGCATTGGACAAGATGGGCATGGATATAATAGAAACCGGAGATCCCGACGCATTTAAACAGTATTTGCAGGAGTATGACAATACTATATGCGGACGCCATCCGATTAGCGTGTTCCTACAT ATGTTAAAGCACAGCTCGATGAAGATAAGAATAAAGTTCCTGCGATACGAGCAGTCGAGTCATTGCAAAACAATGAGAGACAGCAGTGTAAGTTATGCATCTGCAGCAGCAAAGGTGGATGCTTAA